The stretch of DNA AATTTATCGTTGGGTTTCAGCAGAGGCAGGTGCAAATAATGTGTTTGATAAGAACTATTCAATTAGTGAAGGTTACCCTGAACCCGGGCGGAATTGCTTTGTCAGTTTGGTTATTAATAATATAAAATAGAACAAGCACTTAACTATGAGAATAAGCTATTATTTCTTTTTATTGATGCTGTTAGAGGTATTTCCACTGGCAGTAGATGGACAGAGCTTAACGAAACAAGCTTCCGTTACAATTAGCGGGGAAGTAAAAACACCTGTTGAATTAAAAGTTGAGGATATAAATAAGATGGAATTGACGCAGGTAACGAAGAAGGATAAGAATCAGGTTGAGCATATTTATTCCGGTATTGAGCTATCTCAGCTACTAAGTACTGCAGGTGTAGCTTTAGGAAAGGAGCTAAGAGGGGAACATTTGCTGAAGTACTTGCTAATTGAAGCAAGTGATGGTTATCAGGTGTTGTTTTCACTTGCGGAAGCGGATCCTGAATTTGTTTCAAGGAAGATCATTTTAGCAATTAAAAAAGATGGAAGTCTACTGCCATCAGATGAAGGTCCGTTTCATATTATTATTGATGGCGAAGGGAGAGGCTCTCGAAACGTGAGACAAGTAACTTCAATAAAAGTGAAGTTTGCTGATTAAATTACCGCGAAGTCGCGAAGGCGCTAAGAGTTTTATTATTCTTTATTGTAAAAACAACGAAGGCGCTAAGAGGGATTCTTAGCGCCTTCACGGCTTGTTTGATATCTTATTTCTTAAAGTAAGCAGCTTCCAATTCTGCTACACTTGGTAAGTTTCTATAATGCCATTTATTAATAACTGTTCCGTTTTTTAATAATAGAACACCTGGATTGGCACGCACCATTGATTTTAATGGTATTGCATCTGAGTAGAAAAACTCATAATAAATGTTGTTTTCATGACGGAAATTCTCTGCATCAAGAGGAGTAGCAGAAGTAATACCTACAGTACGTGCGTGGTATTTTTCGGTCATCAGTGTAAGTTTATTAAAGTATTCCTGAGTCCCTTTGTTGGCTTTCGTTAAATCATACTCGATAATCCAAAATGAGTACTCCGGATCTTCCAAAACTACAGAAGTCACATCATTACCGTCTTCATCATTAATTTTTAAATCACGGACTGGAACCTGATAGCCTGCTTTTACTAAAATCGGATCAGATGCTTTTACAAACTCCCAGTTTTTATCTTCATAGATTTTTGTCGAGATGTAGGCTTTATCATCCAGTTCTTTAATCTCACCCGTCGTTTTGTTTTTCAGTGTGTACATGATCTTGAAAACATCAGGTTCAGCACCTTCTGGTATTGTCATTAACGAAGGTAGGTTGTTCCCTACTTTATAAGGTAAGAAATCAATGAATGGTAGGTTTCTCAAGGTATAAATGCCAATTCCGAAACTGAATATGGTAGCAATAGCAATGGTAACCCAAGAGCCTTTGGTGCCAAAAACTGGTTTGATTTTATCGGTGTTAAAAAAGATCACCAGTATCAAAGCCAATAAAATCATGTCTTTGGAGAACGATTGCCAAGGAGTCAGCGGAATTGCATCACCAAAGCAACCACATGTTTTTACCACATCGAAATAAGCGGAATAAAACGTTAAAAAGCTAAAGAAAACAATCAGTAATAATAATCCCCATGCGGTTTGCTTAATTTTTGCGCCAAATAATAAGGCGATACCCATTATTATTTCAAGGGCACATAAGAAAATAGCAATGGCAACTGCAAACGAGTTTAGAAATGTAAGGTGAAAAACTTCAAAATACTCTTCAAGTTTGTAGGAAAAACCTAACGGATCATTTTGTTTTACTAATCCTGAAAAAATAAACAACAAGCCGACAAGTATCCGGCAAATATTAACAATATACTTCATGGTTTAGATTCCTCTTCGCTGTTGGGAAGAAGATTAAGTTATTAGTTAAATTTTTAACGATTATAAAAGCCTAAAAGTTTCTTTGTATTACTATTGTTAAGAATGGTTATGCGTCAGCGATTCCCAGTCGGATGAGTGCAAAAACCGAATAATTGATCATGTCTTGGTAATTAGCCTCAACACCTTCAGAAACTATTGTTAAACCTTTATTATCTTCAATTTGTTTAACCCTGAAAATTTTCATGAGGATAAGATCTGTTAATGAACTTATTCTCATATCTCTCCAGGCTTCTCCGTAATCGTGGTTTTTGTTTTCCATCAACGCCTTGGTTTCGTTGATTTTGGCATTGTATAAGCGTTCTACATCTGCAAAAGGCAACTCAATCGGATCGTTTTCCGTTAGTTCGAGTTGAATTAAGGCAATTATGCAATAATTGATAATGCCGATATATTCCGGAATAACTCCTTCGTCGACCTTACTTACTTTTTTCTCTTCAAGCGTACGAATCCGTTGCGCTTTAATAAATATTTGATCAGTGATAGATTCAGAACGAAGGATGCGCCAGGCAGTCCCATAATCTTTTGCTTTCTTGAAAAACAATTGTTTACAATTGTTTATTACCGAATCGTATTGAGTATCTGTGTTGGTTTGCAAGTTCAAAATAGTTTTATCCTTTATTAAGATTCACAAAAGTACATTTTTTGAAATTTACTGTATGGAATATCCAATCAATCTAATCGAAGGTTAAAATGAATTGTTAAGTATACAGGAACAGGATTTTTGTTACAATAGCCTGGTTTCCATTTGATTTTACTGATTGCAACAAGCATTTGTTTTGCTATAGTGCTCCCATCGATATTTTTGATAACCCGTTGCCCAATGATGCGTCCATCCGAATTAACAATAAAGCCAATTGTTACACGACTTTGTAATCTATTAGCAGTTGGTTCCATCCGGATATTTCTCATAACCAACCCAATACGCTCCATTCCACCCTCAGGTTAAGGTTGAATTTCTGCAAAAAAAACAACTTTCTTTCCGGTAAGAGAATCTGTGTCGCCAACGCATTTTGATGATGTTTGTCCAAATGTATGGATACTAAGCATGCAAAATATTAAAGAAAAAAATGCTCTCATCGTTTTTTAGTGTTGACAATTAATATGCAGTCCTTGTTTTTTTAGCTTTTCTGAGAATTCGGTTTCGTCATTAATATCGATAAGATCAAATCTGTTCTCTTTATAGAAATACTTATAGATTAGTTTTCTTAATTCTTCAGCTTTTCCAATATCAATTGTGTTTAAGCCTATTACAAAGTAAGGAGTTTCAGTATCGGTATATAAAGCAAAAATCGGGATGTCTTTAAAAGTGCCATTTTGAGCAATAAACTTCTTGAAACATTTTGTCATTTCCTTTGCACTGTCTTTATCCGGATGCATGAAAATGTTTTCAATTTTTGTTATGGTTACTTTCTTCTTTTGAAAACTTTCTTCTGTAATATTAGCATAAATATCGTCCGTTATATCAATCCCTTCTAGATTGGATTTTATGGCTCTATAAGTATATTCTGGTCCAAAAGGTAATCCCCACCATCCAATCAGTAAATTAACCACATTATATTTTCTACTAAACTTTACTGCCATTTCGCCGGGTTG from Solitalea canadensis DSM 3403 encodes:
- a CDS encoding molybdopterin-dependent oxidoreductase, coding for MRISYYFFLLMLLEVFPLAVDGQSLTKQASVTISGEVKTPVELKVEDINKMELTQVTKKDKNQVEHIYSGIELSQLLSTAGVALGKELRGEHLLKYLLIEASDGYQVLFSLAEADPEFVSRKIILAIKKDGSLLPSDEGPFHIIIDGEGRGSRNVRQVTSIKVKFAD
- a CDS encoding BT_3928 family protein gives rise to the protein MKYIVNICRILVGLLFIFSGLVKQNDPLGFSYKLEEYFEVFHLTFLNSFAVAIAIFLCALEIIMGIALLFGAKIKQTAWGLLLLIVFFSFLTFYSAYFDVVKTCGCFGDAIPLTPWQSFSKDMILLALILVIFFNTDKIKPVFGTKGSWVTIAIATIFSFGIGIYTLRNLPFIDFLPYKVGNNLPSLMTIPEGAEPDVFKIMYTLKNKTTGEIKELDDKAYISTKIYEDKNWEFVKASDPILVKAGYQVPVRDLKINDEDGNDVTSVVLEDPEYSFWIIEYDLTKANKGTQEYFNKLTLMTEKYHARTVGITSATPLDAENFRHENNIYYEFFYSDAIPLKSMVRANPGVLLLKNGTVINKWHYRNLPSVAELEAAYFKK
- a CDS encoding DUF1599 domain-containing protein, with protein sequence MQTNTDTQYDSVINNCKQLFFKKAKDYGTAWRILRSESITDQIFIKAQRIRTLEEKKVSKVDEGVIPEYIGIINYCIIALIQLELTENDPIELPFADVERLYNAKINETKALMENKNHDYGEAWRDMRISSLTDLILMKIFRVKQIEDNKGLTIVSEGVEANYQDMINYSVFALIRLGIADA
- a CDS encoding energy transducer TonB; translated protein: MERIGLVMRNIRMEPTANRLQSRVTIGFIVNSDGRIIGQRVIKNIDGSTIAKQMLVAISKIKWKPGYCNKNPVPVYLTIHFNLRLD